In the genome of Lagopus muta isolate bLagMut1 chromosome 29, bLagMut1 primary, whole genome shotgun sequence, the window AGACATGACAAAATAAGAAGGCTAtgcatgggaaagaaaataaggcaaaaaATTTAACGCAGAAGAGATTTAATAATCATAAAAATGGAATAAAGCATAATACAGGAAACAAAGAGaatgacaacaaaaacaatgagAGAAGCATATAATTTCTATGCTTGCAAAAGATAGTGTAAATCTCaaccacagaaaaacacagtgagcaataaaaagaggaataaaaaaaaagaaaaaacctagACTACATTAAATATTAACAGATATACAACAAGTAATAAAGACCATTTTAAGATAAAAACTGATGAAAGAGGAGTCAcagaaaaatatgcagaaaggaagaaaaaaacatattagaAAATATCGATGTCAGCACTGAACTTGAATACCCCTAATGAGTATAGTTTGTGCCAGACAAAAGAGCTGCGAGGACAGATCTAGAAGGGCTCACAGGTGTCCCAGAGCTTCCTGCTGTAGCGGGGCAAGGcgcaggggctgcaggcaggagaagcGTAGGGTCTGCCAAAGGTGCAGAGGCCCCCCGAGCCCTGAGTGGCCCCGGCGCCGTAgaggccccccagccccagggagccGCCAAAGGCGGGTGCTCCGGAGGAGCCCACCACGGcttgctgggggaaggagctgaggatggggccGGGGAAGGTGACGACGACGGGCGGTGGCTGGATGAAGGCCGTAGAGTCGGGGCACTGGCGTGCGCACAGCTCGTTGCAGCTCTCAGCGATGGGCTGGGGCACGGCAACGCTGGTTTTTGGTGGGCACAGGTCGTAGCAAGACATCTTGGTGTGAGAGAGCTGAGCCTgcaatgaaagccaaagaagagGAGCTATAATGTTGGCGATGCCCTAGCAGAACCAAGTGAGGGACCAGGGACTGCTCTACATGCAGCAGGGCCTTCGCCCCTGTCGTTGTTGCAGGTCCGTAGTTAcccccacagcatcctgctCCCCTGCCCCAGTGATCCACCCAAGGACCAGCCAAAGGAGGGACGGCCACTCACCCTTTTCCCAAGCTGAGCCAGGAAGCAGTGGTGGATACTGGTGCTCACACAGGGCAGTGCTTTTATGGGGGCTGGTGAAGACggggaggagctggctgtgGTGGGGGCACGTGGCTATCAGTAGCCAAACTCCAATCTCCCATGTGCGTTCCATGGGTCTGGTTAGCTGACGCTGTTTCCTCAGCAGCCCCCACCCGCTCACTCAGCCCCTACAATTAGCCTGCTTGGTAGCTGGCAAGCCCTCTGCTAATGGGCAAATTAGGCCTGCTGCCCTCTCATCCTCGGCCTGTGTAAGATGGGATGGCGGGGTGCATAACAAATGCTGAGTGGCAGTTCCTTGCATGCCACAGCTCTTGCCCAAGGGCTTGGTTTTGCTGTGTCCTcatggcagctgtgcagagcctcAGGGAGGAGCcgggcacagcactgggcaagTGGAAGGTATTTCCCAGGCCACCTGCATGCCAGCATCTGAGTGACAAACGCATTGCAGTTGTTATCTGCAGATGGGTGAGGTAAAGTGACACCAAATCAAAGGCACTCCTCTCGGTCATTGCCTGCTCAGCACCACGCATTTGGCCTatggagcagaaagaagaaggaaggcgGAAAAGTGGCCTGTTCTGGTCTGACCATGGGCTGCTGACTcaggagggcaggagcaggCCAGCCTGGCCTCGGCCTCAGGGAGTGACACCTCTGCCCATTGGCCCAGAGGCTGATGAGCCAAGGCCCAGCCTGGATAAAAGCTGGGACTGAGGGGAGCTCTCCCAAGCACTGCTCTGGCCTCCTTCTCCTTGCGAACAGGGTAAGTCCAAGAGCACTTCTCCTGCCCTTCACTAAGGACAGTTTCAGGCCCCTGTGCCggagctgctgccatctgctgctgcGTGACACTGTCTGCCCTCTTGCAGAGCTCCATCCCATCACACCAAGATGTCTTGCTACGACCTGTGCCCACCAAAAACCAGCGTCGCCGTGCCCCAGCCCATCGCTGAGAGCTGCAACGAGCTGTGCGCGCGCCAGTGCCCCGACTCTACGGCCTTCATCCAGCCACCGCCCGTCGTCGTCACCTTCCCCggccccatcctcagctccttcccccagcaagCCGTGGTGGGCTCCTCCGGAGCACCCGCCTTTGGCggctccctggggctggggggcctcTACGGCGCCGGGGCCACTCAGGGCTCGGGGGGCCTCTGCACCTTTGGCAGACCCTACgcttctcctgcctgcagcccctgcgCCTTGCCCCGCTACAGCAGGAAGCTCTGGGACACCTGTGGGCCCTGCTAAACTCaggccctgcctgctcccaccaACTCTAGCATCAGCTCATTCCTGAATGCCTGGGCCTGGAGTGTTGAGGAGTGCTGAGCATCTCCAGCTGCAACTGAGGCCTGAGCAGATGGCAGAGCTGGCACCTTTGTGTGCTTTGCCCTCGTCTCCTGCCCATTCCTCTTCTTCCATGGACTTCTACCTGAGTCTGacctgcctttttttctctattgCCATCTCCAGCTGATCTGGGAACAATAAAGTTTTACTGCATTCACAAATgcctcctccctctccttcaCGTTGTTTCAGAGAAGGACCGGGTGGTTTTGTGAGAGTTTGGGTACATTATGTCCTGCTGATGAGAATCCTAGGCTTACATTTGTGCTGTGGGAGTGTTTGGAGTAGATATGGGAGGGGGGGCATTTTGGTGAAGCTGTGGAAGGGACAGAGAGCAGGATGGTGCTGACCGCGCTCCCTTGCCCATcctcctcagctctgcagtggcaCCAGCTCTGCCAAGTCATGCTGCTCTGTAGGAGCACCTCTTGAGCTCAGGCTCAAAGCTCAGGGGAGGCTGGAGAGTGGTCATTGGCAAATACTGCCTTTGATTAATGCACTGCCAGTTGCTGGCTGGAATACAGC includes:
- the LOC125685801 gene encoding scale keratin-like; this encodes MSCYDLCPPKTSVAVPQPIAESCNELCARQCPDSTAFIQPPPVVVTFPGPILSSFPQQAVVGSSGAPAFGGSLGLGGLYGAGATQGSGGLCTFGRPYASPACSPCALPRYSRKLWDTCGPC
- the LOC125685631 gene encoding scale keratin-like — translated: MRGAEQAQLSHTKMSCYDLCPPKTSVAVPQPIAESCNELCARQCPDSTAFIQPPPVVVTFPGPILSSFPQQAVVGSSGAPAFGGSLGLGGLYGAGATQGSGGLCTFGRPYASPACSPCALPRYSRKLWDTCEPF